AACCTTGAGAAAGTGGAGACATTACTTGATTGGACACAATTTCCAGCTCATCATTGACAAGCGCAGTGTAAAGTTTATGTTTGATTCTAAATccaacagtaaaataaagaatgacaaAATAGTAAGATGGCGTGTGGAACTCTCATGTTTTCACTATGATATTGTGTATGGTCCAGGACCAGAAAACCTACCAGCTGATGCTCTCTCCCAAATCTATGGTGCCACTAATACTGACAAGCTCCaagaacttcatgaaatcctagGTCACCCCGGTATAACTCATATGATAAATTTTGTCCGATGTCAGAACCTACCTTACTCAGTAGAAGAAGCGAAGAAAATTACTGCCTCTTGTCAAGACGTGCTTGGAGCTTAAACCATGATTCTTCAAATCATCTGGACAACTCATCAAAGCAACTCAGCCATTCGAGCAACTGAACTTAGACTTCAAAGGTCCACTACCATCTCAATCTAGTTGCAAGTACTTACTCACGGTTGTTGATGAATTTTCAAGGTTCTCTTTTGCTCTCCCTTGTACTGACATGACTACAAGAACTGTTATCAGTTGTCTCGTGCAACTGTTTGCCATGTTTGATATGCCTGCATACATACACACTGACAGAGGTACTTCCTTCATGTCTGCAGAGCTGAAGGATTTTCTGATGAAGAAAGGTGTAGCTACCAGTCGTACCACACCTTATAACCCTCAAGGGAATGGACAAGTGGCTAAATACAACGGCATTATTTGGAAGACTCTAACATTAGCAGTCAGAACAAGAAACCTTGATGTGTCTCAGTGGGAAACTGTTCTGCCAGATGCACTCCATTCTGTCCGCTCATTGTCGTGCACTACCACAAACTGTACCCCTCATGAACGTTTTTTCCC
The sequence above is drawn from the Macrobrachium nipponense isolate FS-2020 chromosome 32, ASM1510439v2, whole genome shotgun sequence genome and encodes:
- the LOC135207376 gene encoding LOW QUALITY PROTEIN: uncharacterized protein LOC135207376 (The sequence of the model RefSeq protein was modified relative to this genomic sequence to represent the inferred CDS: deleted 1 base in 1 codon; substituted 1 base at 1 genomic stop codon), which gives rise to MEPSPPKDTASLHKTMGLFANYSRWIPSFSEKICPLSQAKGFPLSTEALQAFGNLKKDIAGVVVMAIDPSSPLMVEMDASDHAIAATLTQNSRPVAFFSCTLTLIIDKRSVKFMFDSKSNSKIKNDKIVRWRVELSCFHYDIVYGPGPENLPADALSQIYGATNTDKLQELHEILGHPGITHMINFVRCQNLPYSVEEAKKITASCKTCLELKPXFFKSSGQLIKATQPFEQLNLDFKGPLPSQSSCKYLLTVVDEFSRFSFALPCTDMTTRTVISCLVQLFAMFDMPAYIHTDRGTSFMSAELKDFLMKKGVATSRTTPYNPQGNGQVAKYNGIIWKTLTLAVRTRNLDVSQWETVLPDALHSVRSLSCTTTNCTPHERFFPHSRRSTTWLIQGGPALLKRHVGTTRQE